A part of Gemmatimonas groenlandica genomic DNA contains:
- the arfB gene encoding alternative ribosome rescue aminoacyl-tRNA hydrolase ArfB: MAELTAPSQDDVDVVPGVRIPAYELDITAISGSGPGGQHVNRSATRIALQWNVRHTRALGDEQRTLVMARLASRLDSDGALRIVAGEYRSQQQNRRAAIERLVQLVSRALVIQKPRKATRPTRGSVERRLTEKRQRGETKRRRRPDED, encoded by the coding sequence GTGGCTGAGTTGACAGCGCCATCGCAGGACGACGTGGATGTCGTACCCGGTGTTCGCATTCCCGCGTATGAACTCGATATCACCGCAATCTCCGGCAGCGGGCCCGGCGGTCAGCATGTGAATCGCAGTGCGACGCGCATCGCATTGCAGTGGAACGTGCGGCACACGCGTGCGCTGGGCGACGAGCAGCGCACACTCGTCATGGCGCGCCTCGCATCGCGCTTGGACAGCGACGGCGCACTGCGCATCGTCGCCGGCGAGTATCGCAGTCAACAGCAGAACCGGCGGGCGGCGATCGAGCGGCTTGTGCAGCTCGTGTCGCGAGCGCTGGTGATACAGAAACCCCGCAAGGCAACACGGCCTACACGGGGCTCCGTCGAACGACGACTGACCGAGAAGCGTCAGCGCGGAGAGACCAAGCGGCGTCGACGTCCGGACGAGGACTGA
- a CDS encoding peptidase domain-containing ABC transporter: MSAQATRVNQLVTAALGLDVEQARWRALTRQILSTDPLPNRLRSIGGAVDVGYLDRQISLDTLKLAIGERTVPIVLLDLRNDDAIVMCRDADDRVQALLVPRDGSEVVIDGQGDALAETLFARMGSGNALAALAPMALRPANSSLSNAYPHSPVGETGRNDEHEPRTPIDRTLALFARERREILTVFFYATLSGGLSLILPLAVGGIVQIVQGRLYLQPVIVLISFVVLGTIVAGVLQIGILNVVERIQQRVFARMALEFAFRIPRLRYAASLEQNLPEQMNRLFEAIAIQKGVQKLLLDVPTALLTIVFSLLLLTVYSPWFSVFAIGVTAALWFIIRWSGPEGLETSIVESKYKYKAVHWLEEIARAFHAFKYAGDSTLPVERMDDVVTGYLKYRRKHFAILVKQTIALIGFKTFITAAVLIIGATLVQSNRLLLGQFVAAEVVIVTVLAGVEKLINSIATVYDVLTSVDKSGHVADLPLEARGGLAPIHTPGVGVSIVTKDLRYRYPSARSASVDGVTVQIAPGERVAIMGSDGSGQSTLLKLLGGLIDDYDGTIRFDGVTLRDLDRPALRARIGQMLSWTDLFDGTVEENVSVGRTHITPRDVREALDDLALTDEIQQLPQGIQTELTNGGRTLPAHLASKLLVAQGMVGRPRLIVLDDFFQNLDAASRTLIIKLLTDRNRPWTVITVSHDPQLLEAFDRVLVVEDGQVVREGPFSVVRMDPMCLNLLHETPMTTGA; this comes from the coding sequence ATGTCGGCTCAGGCCACTCGCGTCAACCAACTCGTAACCGCCGCGCTCGGCCTTGATGTCGAGCAGGCACGCTGGCGCGCGCTCACGCGTCAGATCTTGTCCACCGATCCTCTGCCGAACCGACTGCGGTCGATCGGCGGCGCGGTCGATGTCGGCTACCTCGACCGCCAGATCTCCCTCGACACACTGAAGCTGGCCATTGGGGAGCGTACGGTTCCCATCGTCCTGCTGGACCTACGCAACGACGATGCGATCGTCATGTGTCGCGATGCCGATGACCGGGTGCAGGCGCTCCTCGTTCCGCGCGACGGGAGCGAGGTGGTCATCGACGGACAGGGGGATGCGCTCGCCGAAACCCTGTTCGCTCGGATGGGGTCGGGGAATGCACTGGCGGCACTGGCGCCAATGGCCCTGCGGCCGGCCAACAGCTCCCTCTCGAACGCCTATCCACACAGTCCCGTGGGCGAAACTGGCCGCAATGACGAGCATGAGCCGCGCACACCGATCGACCGCACACTCGCCCTCTTCGCCCGCGAGCGTCGCGAGATTCTCACGGTGTTCTTCTATGCGACGCTGTCCGGCGGCTTGAGTCTGATTCTTCCGCTCGCCGTAGGCGGTATCGTGCAGATCGTCCAGGGTCGCCTGTATCTGCAGCCTGTGATCGTGCTGATCTCCTTCGTCGTGTTGGGGACAATCGTCGCCGGTGTGCTGCAGATCGGCATTCTCAATGTCGTGGAGCGCATTCAACAGCGCGTCTTCGCCCGCATGGCACTCGAGTTCGCCTTTCGCATTCCGCGGCTGCGCTACGCGGCGTCGCTGGAGCAGAATCTCCCCGAGCAGATGAACCGTCTGTTCGAAGCCATCGCCATTCAGAAGGGCGTGCAGAAACTGTTGCTCGACGTGCCGACCGCGTTGCTCACGATCGTCTTCAGCCTCTTGCTGCTCACGGTGTACAGTCCATGGTTCTCCGTGTTCGCCATCGGCGTCACGGCGGCACTCTGGTTTATCATCCGTTGGTCGGGACCTGAAGGACTCGAGACCTCGATCGTCGAATCGAAGTACAAGTACAAGGCCGTGCACTGGCTCGAGGAAATCGCGCGCGCCTTCCACGCCTTCAAGTATGCCGGCGACTCCACGCTACCGGTGGAGCGTATGGACGATGTCGTCACTGGGTACCTCAAGTACCGGCGCAAACACTTCGCCATACTCGTCAAGCAGACGATCGCACTGATTGGCTTCAAGACGTTCATCACGGCTGCCGTCCTGATCATCGGGGCCACGCTGGTGCAGTCGAACCGACTCCTGCTCGGCCAGTTCGTGGCCGCGGAAGTGGTCATCGTGACCGTTCTCGCTGGTGTCGAGAAGCTCATCAACAGCATCGCGACCGTGTACGACGTGCTCACGAGCGTGGACAAGTCGGGCCACGTCGCCGATCTCCCGCTCGAAGCCCGCGGCGGACTCGCCCCGATCCATACACCGGGCGTGGGTGTGTCCATCGTGACCAAGGATCTCCGCTATCGATACCCTTCGGCGCGTTCCGCCTCGGTGGACGGGGTCACCGTGCAGATTGCCCCCGGCGAACGGGTGGCCATCATGGGCTCGGACGGGTCTGGCCAGTCGACGCTGCTCAAGCTGCTCGGTGGGCTCATCGACGACTACGATGGCACCATCCGCTTCGACGGGGTCACGCTGCGCGACCTCGATCGGCCGGCGTTGCGCGCGCGCATCGGACAAATGCTCTCCTGGACGGATCTCTTCGACGGAACGGTGGAGGAGAATGTCAGCGTCGGTCGCACTCACATCACCCCGCGTGACGTTCGCGAGGCCCTCGATGACCTCGCGCTCACCGACGAGATCCAACAGCTGCCGCAGGGCATTCAAACCGAACTCACCAATGGTGGGCGTACGCTGCCCGCGCATCTCGCGAGCAAGTTGCTCGTGGCGCAGGGTATGGTGGGCCGTCCTCGCCTGATCGTGCTCGACGATTTCTTCCAGAATCTCGACGCCGCGTCGCGCACCCTCATCATCAAGCTGCTCACCGACCGTAACCGTCCGTGGACGGTCATCACAGTGTCGCACGATCCGCAGTTGCTCGAG
- a CDS encoding class I SAM-dependent methyltransferase yields the protein MIRAKWPLLLVAAAVACGAAIDRSDNAVGGATGAAQDTIGPASPPGAPASAFPSPMRPVADIVAPRWSDEDDRDDVGEFARVVQLAKIGRGQRVADIGAGDGYYVTRLSPLVGATGQVYGQDIIPDYLAMLQRRVQREGLRNVRVVRGDTHDPRLPAASVDVAIMIHMYHEIEQPFALLWNLATAMRPGGRLVILDLERPTFGHGTPPSLLRCELAAVGYRQLSFTNTAPSEYVAIFASPDSTARPTPASISTALGASPCRAPGGG from the coding sequence ATGATCCGTGCCAAGTGGCCACTTTTGCTTGTTGCCGCCGCCGTGGCGTGCGGCGCCGCCATCGATCGCAGCGACAACGCCGTGGGCGGCGCGACCGGCGCCGCGCAGGATACGATCGGTCCGGCGTCGCCTCCCGGCGCGCCGGCGAGTGCCTTTCCGAGCCCGATGCGTCCCGTGGCGGATATCGTCGCGCCGCGTTGGAGCGACGAAGACGATCGCGACGATGTCGGCGAGTTCGCGCGCGTGGTGCAACTGGCCAAGATCGGTCGCGGACAGCGCGTTGCCGACATCGGCGCGGGGGATGGCTACTACGTGACGCGGCTGTCGCCGTTGGTGGGCGCCACGGGTCAAGTGTACGGGCAGGACATCATTCCCGACTACCTCGCGATGCTGCAACGCCGCGTGCAACGGGAAGGACTGCGGAACGTACGGGTGGTTCGTGGCGACACACACGACCCACGTTTGCCGGCGGCAAGCGTGGACGTGGCGATCATGATTCACATGTATCACGAGATCGAGCAGCCGTTCGCACTGCTCTGGAATCTGGCGACGGCCATGCGGCCTGGCGGACGGCTCGTGATCCTTGATCTTGAACGCCCGACTTTCGGACACGGGACGCCGCCGTCGTTGTTGCGCTGCGAGCTGGCGGCGGTGGGCTATCGACAGCTTTCGTTCACCAACACGGCGCCGTCAGAATACGTGGCGATCTTTGCGTCGCCGGACTCGACCGCACGTCCAACTCCTGCGTCGATCTCGACGGCACTCGGCGCGTCGCCGTGTCGTGCGCCGGGCGGTGGCTGA